In Streptomyces paludis, the genomic stretch GGCCGGTGCTGGACGTCTTCCAGACGCTCCCGCAGTTCGTCTATCTGATCCCCGTCGTCGCGCTCTTCGGCGTGGGCCGCGCCCCGGCGGTCGCCGCCGCCGTGGTCTACGCGCTGCCCGCCGTCGTACGGATCACCACACAGGGGCTGCGGCAGGTCGACCCGGCCGCGCTGGAGTCGGCGCGCTCCCTCGGGGCGACCGGCGTACAGCAGCTCCGGCAGGTCCAACTGCCCCTCGCCGGACCGGCGTTGCGGCTCGCGCTCAACCAGGGCGTTGTCCTCGTACTGGCCGTTGTGATCATCGGCGGACTGGTCGGCGGGGGCGCGCTGGGCTACGACGTGGTGTACGGGCTGGCGCAGGGCGACCTGGCGACCGGGCTGGTCGCGGGCGCGGCCATCGTCTGCCTGGGGCTGATGCTCGACCGGGTGACCCAGCCGGCCGAACGCGTACGACGGAAGGGCGCCTGACATGCGTACGTACCGCACACTGACCGCCGCCCTCGTCTCGGCGGGCGCGCTGCTCGCCGTCACGGGCTGCGGCGCGGCCGACATGACCAAGCAGGCGTCCCCGTACGCCAACGCGGGCGGCGCGAAGACCGTCACCCTCTCCGTACAGTCGTGGGTCGGTGCCCAGGCCAACGTCGCGGTCGCGGCGTATCTGCTGGAACACGAACTCGGCTACCGCGTCGACACCGTCCAGGTCGACGAGGTCCCCGCGTGGGACGCGCTCAGCCAGGGCCGGGTCGACGCCATCCTGGAGGACTGGGGCCACCCGGACCAGGAGCAGCGCTACGTCAAGGACAAGAAGACGATCGCGCCCGGCGGCGACCTCGGGGTGACGGGCCACATCGGCTGGTACGTCCCCACGTACTTCGCCGAGAAGCACCCGGACATCACCGACTGGCGCAACCTCAACAAGTACGCCGGTCAGATGCGCACACCGGAGAGCGGCGGAAAGGGCCAACTGCTGGACGGCTCACCGTCGTACGTCACGAACGACAAGGCGCTCGTGGCCAATCTGGACCTCGACTACCAGGTCGTCTTCTCGGGTTCCGAGGCGGCGCAGATCACCCAGATCAAGCAGTTCGCGAAGGAGCGCAAGCCGTTCCTCACGTACTGGTACACCCCGCAGTGGCTGTTCGAGAAGGTCCCGATGACGGAGGTGAAGCTGCCCGCGTACAAGGAGGGCTGCGACGCCGACCCGGAGAAGGTCGCCTGCGCGTATCCGCACACGCCGCTCCAGAAGTATCTGAACGCGGACTTCGCGAAGGGCGGTGGCCGCGCGGCGGAGTTGCTGAAGAACTTCCACTGGACGACGGAAGAGCAGAACGAGGTGGCGATGATGATCGCGGACCAGAAGCTCTCGCCGGAGAAGGCGGCGGAGAAGTGGGTGAAGGCGCACGGGGCGACGTGGAAGAAGTGGCTGGGGGAGTGACGGTGTGAGGTCGTGAACCGGGTCTGGGGTGGCGGCTGTTGAGGTCCCACCCCGGCCCAGTACCGGGTTCCTTTTGATGGTTCCTCCCCGGGGGTTTCTCCCGATTCTCCCGAAACGGGTGTACCGCCGGTCACCGTCCCCGTACCATTCCGGCACGGAACGCGACCCGGGGAGAGCCATGGGGACACCCGCCGTGGACAAGGGGCCCTTACCCATCCGGGTAGCGGCCGTCGACGACCATCCGATCATTCTGTACGCGCTCAAGGCGACCTTCGCCGAGACCGCCCCCGACATCCAGCTCGTGGCGGTGGCGGAGGATGTGGACGCTCTGCTCGCCCAGGACCTGCCGGCCCCGCCCCCGTCGGTCGTGCTGCTCGATCTGCGGCTCCAGGACCGCAGCGAGACCGGCGAGAACGTACGGCGGCTCCGCGAGACCGGCGCTCATGTCCTCGCCTACACGACCGAACACCGGCCCGCCCTCGTCCGCAAGGCGCTGGACGCCGGGGCCGTCGGGCTGGTGCTCAAGGAGGACGCGCAGAGCAAGCTCGTCGAGGCGATCCGGGCCGCGCACGCGGGCGAGACGTATGTCTCCAGCAGGCTCGCCCAGCAGATCGTGAGCGACCCGCGCGGTGCCACCCGGCTCAGCAAACAGCAGCACCGGGTGCTGGAACTCCTCGCCAGAGGGCTGCCGCACCCGCAGATCGCGCTCTTGCTGCACATCACCGAGGACACCGTCCGTACCCACCGCAAACGGGCCATCGAGGCGTACACCCACGAGGGGAAGAGCCTGCTGGACCGGAACAGCCAGATCGTCTGGCAGGCGGTGGCGGACGGGCACATCGACATCGTCCCCGAGCGGCCGGAATCCACGGGGTGAGTGCGGGCTCCTACCGGTACGGCGTCGAGTGCGGCCTCTCGCGGGCGGTGGCCTCCGTGGCGACGCTGTTCACGGTCGTCTGGGGGGCGTTCCTGCTCAGCCACGTGGGCGGCCTGACCCCCGGTGTCCTCGGTGTGTCCGTGGTCTTCACGGCGCTGGTCGGGGCGGTGGCCGTGCGCGGGTTCCGGATCCGGCTGGGGCGGGCGGACGTCGTCGCCGCCGTCGTGGTGGCGGTCGCCGGGAATCTGGTGATCGCGCTCGACGAACCGGAACAGGTGGTGATCGGGCAGCGCTGCATGCTGGCCGTGCCGGCGGTTCTCCTCGCGGTCGGATGTCTGCCGCCCCGGGGGGCCCGCTGGGTGTCGCTGCTCGCCATCTGCGCCCAGGTGGCCGCGAGTTGGCCGGTGGACGGCGCGGCCGGCGCGATCGAGGGCGTCTGGCCGGTCGTGGCGACGGCGATCGCGGGCGTGGTGCTGGCGCCGCTGATGCGCGCGGCGGGCACCGGGGCCGACCGCTCGGAGCGGCGGGTACGGGCCGCCAAGGCGGCGGCGGCCCGCGCCCGGGGCCGGCGCGAGGCGCACCGCGACTTCCAGGGGATGCTGCACGACGACATCAGTTCGGCCCTGCGCGCGCTCGGCGTCGCGGGGATCGAGCCGGCGCGCGTACGGGAGGCGGCGCGGGGTGCGGTGACGGCGATCGGCCGGACCCCGGCGCCACCGGAGGAGGCCGGGCCGGTCGAACTGGGCGCGCTGGTACGGGCTTTGGCCGCACCGGCGGGTACGGAGCTGACGGTCGAGGCTGCTGGGGCAGTCGGTACGACCGGCACGGTGCTGGTCGGCGCCGAGGTGGCCGCTGCCGTCATGGGCGCGGCCGGTGAGGCACTGCGCAATGTGGCGCGGCACGCGAAGGCCCGCAACGTACGGGTGAGGCTGCGCGGGCGCGGCGACGGGCAGGGGTTCGACCTCGCGATCACCGATGACGGGATCGGCTTCGCCCCGGCCGGGCTCCGATCGTCGTCGGTGGGCGTACGGCGGTCGATGATCCGGCGGATGGCGGGGGTCGGCGGCACCGCCGAGGTGCTCAGCGCACCCGGCGGCGGGACGACCGTACGGCTGTCCTGGGAACGTCCGGGCGATGGTCCCGGGACGGCGGAGCCCTCTGCCGCGTCCCATTCCGCGTCCCGGGCCGGGAAGACCGGGGAGACCGGGAAGACCGGGAAGACCGTGCGCATGCGGGCGGCGGTCGGGGACGTACGACGCCCACTGGCCGCTGTCTGTCTGCCCTTTGTGCTGGTCATGGGGGTGATCGCGGGCATCCACACGGCGGCGACGCCCGGTGCCGGCTGGCTGATGGGCTGGTACGTACTGCTGTCGGCGATCACCGTGGCCCTGCTGCTGCGCGCCCACACCGGGATCCCCGGGCCGGCGGCGGGCGCGGCGGCGGCGTTCGCGGTGGCGGGGGCGCTCAGCAGCTTTCTCACCCTGCCGCTGGCGGGCCTGGCCGACTACACGTCGTGGCCGATCGGCGCGGTGACCCCGCTGCTGACCCTGCTCGTG encodes the following:
- a CDS encoding ABC transporter substrate-binding protein, with the protein product MRTYRTLTAALVSAGALLAVTGCGAADMTKQASPYANAGGAKTVTLSVQSWVGAQANVAVAAYLLEHELGYRVDTVQVDEVPAWDALSQGRVDAILEDWGHPDQEQRYVKDKKTIAPGGDLGVTGHIGWYVPTYFAEKHPDITDWRNLNKYAGQMRTPESGGKGQLLDGSPSYVTNDKALVANLDLDYQVVFSGSEAAQITQIKQFAKERKPFLTYWYTPQWLFEKVPMTEVKLPAYKEGCDADPEKVACAYPHTPLQKYLNADFAKGGGRAAELLKNFHWTTEEQNEVAMMIADQKLSPEKAAEKWVKAHGATWKKWLGE
- a CDS encoding sensor histidine kinase, with product MSAGSYRYGVECGLSRAVASVATLFTVVWGAFLLSHVGGLTPGVLGVSVVFTALVGAVAVRGFRIRLGRADVVAAVVVAVAGNLVIALDEPEQVVIGQRCMLAVPAVLLAVGCLPPRGARWVSLLAICAQVAASWPVDGAAGAIEGVWPVVATAIAGVVLAPLMRAAGTGADRSERRVRAAKAAAARARGRREAHRDFQGMLHDDISSALRALGVAGIEPARVREAARGAVTAIGRTPAPPEEAGPVELGALVRALAAPAGTELTVEAAGAVGTTGTVLVGAEVAAAVMGAAGEALRNVARHAKARNVRVRLRGRGDGQGFDLAITDDGIGFAPAGLRSSSVGVRRSMIRRMAGVGGTAEVLSAPGGGTTVRLSWERPGDGPGTAEPSAASHSASRAGKTGETGKTGKTVRMRAAVGDVRRPLAAVCLPFVLVMGVIAGIHTAATPGAGWLMGWYVLLSAITVALLLRAHTGIPGPAAGAAAAFAVAGALSSFLTLPLAGLADYTSWPIGAVTPLLTLLVIVRPSWEALVALGAEQAGLLLLVALGPPIAPSFAESLAMTLPALFSPALGVLTGLAIGSNVSRLGGVTMRANTARSAALAAESARTARETLHRRRLADLDEEILPFLRAAASPVTTLDDPEVRSTARLLAAAVRDEIHLPGVLDRPTRELLNAARTAGCDITIQSDADDPHPPALLRLLLTTALREGPTPRELTLSVGAGPAGVRAGLVVLPGDRRRTDALREALAGRAAAVRGADEFTLVEVDGPTL
- a CDS encoding response regulator transcription factor, with translation MGTPAVDKGPLPIRVAAVDDHPIILYALKATFAETAPDIQLVAVAEDVDALLAQDLPAPPPSVVLLDLRLQDRSETGENVRRLRETGAHVLAYTTEHRPALVRKALDAGAVGLVLKEDAQSKLVEAIRAAHAGETYVSSRLAQQIVSDPRGATRLSKQQHRVLELLARGLPHPQIALLLHITEDTVRTHRKRAIEAYTHEGKSLLDRNSQIVWQAVADGHIDIVPERPESTG